One Deinococcus grandis DNA window includes the following coding sequences:
- a CDS encoding V-type ATP synthase subunit B produces the protein MTLLQKEYNDVAYISGPLLFVNAASDLAYGAIVNIKDASGKLRGGQVISVTDQNAVIQVFEETRGLDLATASVSLVEDVARLGVSKEMIGRRFDGLGRPIDGLPAVVAEKRLSINGQPMNPAARAKPEEFIQTGISTIDVQTSLIRGQKLPIFSGSGLPHNELAAQIARQAKVPGHEGDFAVVFAAMGLTQREVSFFTQEFERTGALARSVLFLNKADDPAVERLLTPRMALTTAEYLAFEHGYHVLVILTDLTNYCEALREIGGAREEIPGRRGFPGYMYTDLASLYERAGVVDGKPGSVTQVPILSMPDDDITHPIPDLTGYITEGQIVVDRTLNSKGVFPPINPLPSLSRLQGNGIGKGKTRADHKNISDQLFAAYANGLDLRKLVAITGEDALTETDKLYLKFANDFEEYFIGQGDQDRSIEDSLTVAWGILSKLPQSQLTRIGKDAIDKYYGTKMDEMWKGSRSTK, from the coding sequence GTGACCCTCCTCCAGAAGGAATACAACGACGTCGCGTACATCTCCGGCCCTCTGCTGTTCGTGAATGCCGCCAGCGACCTCGCGTACGGCGCCATCGTGAACATCAAGGACGCGAGCGGTAAGCTCCGCGGCGGTCAGGTCATCTCCGTGACCGACCAGAACGCCGTCATTCAGGTGTTCGAAGAGACCCGCGGTCTGGACCTCGCGACCGCCAGCGTCAGCCTCGTCGAAGACGTGGCCCGCCTGGGCGTCAGCAAGGAAATGATCGGCCGCCGCTTCGACGGCCTGGGCCGCCCCATCGACGGGCTGCCCGCCGTGGTCGCCGAGAAGCGCCTGAGCATCAACGGCCAGCCCATGAACCCCGCCGCGCGCGCCAAGCCCGAGGAGTTCATCCAGACCGGCATCAGCACCATCGACGTGCAGACCAGCCTGATCCGCGGCCAGAAGCTGCCGATCTTCAGCGGCTCGGGCCTCCCGCACAACGAACTCGCCGCGCAGATCGCCCGCCAGGCCAAGGTGCCCGGCCACGAGGGTGACTTCGCCGTGGTGTTCGCCGCGATGGGCCTGACCCAGCGCGAGGTCAGCTTCTTCACGCAGGAATTCGAACGCACCGGCGCCCTGGCCCGCTCCGTGCTGTTCCTGAACAAGGCCGACGACCCCGCGGTCGAGCGTCTGCTGACCCCCCGCATGGCCCTGACCACCGCCGAGTACCTGGCCTTCGAGCACGGCTACCACGTGCTGGTGATCCTGACCGACCTGACGAACTACTGCGAGGCCCTCCGTGAAATCGGCGGCGCGCGCGAGGAGATCCCCGGTCGCCGCGGCTTCCCCGGCTACATGTACACCGACCTCGCGAGCCTGTACGAGCGCGCGGGCGTCGTGGACGGCAAGCCCGGCTCGGTCACCCAGGTGCCGATCCTGTCGATGCCCGACGACGACATCACCCACCCCATCCCCGACCTGACCGGCTACATCACCGAAGGTCAGATCGTGGTCGACCGCACCCTGAACTCCAAGGGCGTGTTCCCCCCGATCAACCCCCTGCCCAGCCTGAGCCGCCTTCAGGGCAACGGCATCGGCAAGGGCAAGACCCGCGCCGACCACAAGAACATCAGCGACCAGCTGTTCGCCGCGTACGCCAACGGCCTGGACCTGCGCAAACTGGTGGCCATCACCGGTGAAGACGCGCTGACCGAGACCGACAAGCTGTACCTGAAGTTCGCCAACGACTTCGAGGAATACTTCATCGGCCAGGGCGACCAGGACCGCAGCATCGAGGACAGCCTGACCGTCGCGTGGGGCATCCTCAGCAAGCTGCCCCAGAGCCAGCTGACCCGCATCGGCAAGGACGCCATCGACAAGTACTACGGCACGAAGATGGACGAGATGTGGAAGGGCAGCCGCTCCACGAAGTAA
- a CDS encoding V-type ATP synthase subunit D, with product MAEQISPTRSALLASKASLKTASGGADLLKRKRDALIGEFFALVKDALAAREQLSGVSKGAYTSLFSAKAWDSPEAVESLSLAGSGDYQIDMQIDNLYGVKVPRISVPERAAQANFSPINVGARTIQAATDFGGVLEAIVKVAATETKLRRIGEEIKKTSRRVNALEQVVIPGIQDDIRFIRSVLDQREREAGFTQKKIKAKIEAKAEAARDAQNAQSHGSAAD from the coding sequence ATGGCAGAACAGATCAGCCCCACCCGCAGCGCCCTGCTGGCCAGCAAGGCCAGCCTGAAGACCGCCTCCGGCGGCGCGGACCTCCTCAAGCGCAAGCGTGACGCCCTCATCGGCGAATTCTTCGCGCTCGTCAAGGACGCCCTGGCCGCCCGCGAGCAGCTCAGTGGCGTCAGCAAGGGCGCGTACACCAGCCTCTTCAGCGCGAAAGCCTGGGACAGCCCCGAAGCGGTCGAGAGCCTCTCGCTGGCCGGCAGCGGCGACTACCAGATCGACATGCAGATCGACAACCTGTACGGCGTGAAGGTGCCGCGCATCAGCGTGCCCGAACGCGCCGCGCAGGCGAACTTCAGTCCGATCAACGTCGGCGCCCGCACCATCCAGGCCGCCACCGACTTCGGCGGCGTCCTCGAGGCGATCGTCAAGGTCGCCGCGACCGAGACGAAACTGCGCCGCATCGGCGAGGAAATCAAGAAGACCAGCCGCCGCGTCAACGCGCTCGAGCAGGTCGTGATTCCCGGCATTCAGGACGACATCCGCTTCATCCGCAGCGTGCTCGACCAGCGCGAACGCGAAGCCGGATTCACCCAGAAGAAGATCAAGGCGAAGATCGAGGCGAAAGCCGAGGCCGCCCGCGACGCGCAGAACGCGCAGAGCCACGGCAGCGCCGCCGACTGA